The window TTCAAGCAGGTCAATCAAATCTTCCAGCCAGAGAAAACCCTTAAACTCGACCTCCGCTCGAATCTCGGCACGCTGATTATGCCCACCTTTACCCACCATCTCTTTGGAACAGGGACACAGCGTCGTAACCGGCACCGCCACCCCGAGTCGCAGTCGGAACCGGTCTTGCAAACTGGCATTTATCCAGCAGCGATAATCCATCTGTGCCCGCACACCCGAAATCGGCGCCTGCTTCTCCACAAAATAAGGAAATTCCATCTCAAGGTGCGCCGAACTAGCACCGAGCACCTCCCGCATCTCCTTGAGAATCGTGCCGATTTTGTGGACATCAATCTCCCGATGATGACGGTTCAACACCTCTACAAACCGACCCATATAAGTACCGCGCTGGCCCCGGGGCAGGTCAACAAACATACTGATGGTGGCAATCGTGTGCTGGCGCCGATGGGCTTTGTCAAGAAGAACAATCGGATAGCGTAACCCCTTGACACCAACCTTGTCTATCGGCACCGCCGATGCCGGCGGTCGTCCGCGTGGGTCGTTCATCAATCAGCCCGAACTTTCTATTGAGGCCAACCGAGTTTCCC is drawn from candidate division WOR-3 bacterium and contains these coding sequences:
- the folE2 gene encoding GTP cyclohydrolase FolE2, with the protein product MNDPRGRPPASAVPIDKVGVKGLRYPIVLLDKAHRRQHTIATISMFVDLPRGQRGTYMGRFVEVLNRHHREIDVHKIGTILKEMREVLGASSAHLEMEFPYFVEKQAPISGVRAQMDYRCWINASLQDRFRLRLGVAVPVTTLCPCSKEMVGKGGHNQRAEIRAEVEFKGFLWLEDLIDLLEECGSSEVYSLLKREDEKHLTNQAYENPVFVEDVVRRVAQRLNEQPLITGYEVEVESFESIHHHEAYACISRWSRE